A section of the Hevea brasiliensis isolate MT/VB/25A 57/8 chromosome 17, ASM3005281v1, whole genome shotgun sequence genome encodes:
- the LOC131175271 gene encoding protein CNGC15b-like, protein MDERMLDAICERLKPALSAEGTFLFREGDLVNEMLFIIRGNLDSYTTNDGRTGFFNSCRIGPGDFCGEELLTWALDPRPCIILPSSTRTVKAISEVEAFALRAEEKTTQQATKTEI, encoded by the coding sequence atggatgAAAGGATGCTGGATGCTATATGTGAGAGGCTGAAACCTGCGTTGTCTGCTGAAGGCACATTTCTTTTCCGTGAAGGTGACCTTGTCAATGAGATGCTTTTCATAATCCGTGGTAATCTTGATTCTTACACAACCAATGATGGTCGTACTGGATTTTTCAATTCTTGCCGTATTGGTCCTGGTGATTTTTGTGGTGAGGAATTGCTGACATGGGCTTTAGATCCAAGGCCATGTATCATCCTTCCATCATCTACTCGCACTGTCAAGGCCATTTCAGAAGTCGAGGCATTTGCACTGAGAGCAGAAGAGAAGACTACACAGCAAGCAACTAAGACAGAAATTTAG